In the genome of Vespa crabro chromosome 17, iyVesCrab1.2, whole genome shotgun sequence, one region contains:
- the LOC124430058 gene encoding heat shock factor protein 1-like isoform X2, with product MHTIPELGTSVPAFLAKLWKLVEDPETDDLICWSPNGRSFFIRNQAQFARELLPHYYKHNNMASFVRQLNMYGFHKKVSVELGGLKCDRDEMEFAHQFFCKGHPYLVEHIKRKIASSKGQDPALTPIKPELMNKMLTEVRSMRGRQEHLDSRLGAMKRENEALWRELAMLRQKHLKQQQIVNKLIHFLVTLVQPSRSGGLSVKRRYPLMIDDSNRQRNKQSKISKAQTSPTGPVIHELDSSEPDLDSQYIVAEMLENQQHPAIESPEHPNDSSLVDDDSMETIHLVDNAVHLQRNDISLVKSQEIDTKKKRPCKGKKKRKNKVPVKILIPSTENGQESREETHLLEIPIEDSPVTIALLENNSVTSKPIPVATVRSSKLAAMAANMSKSNEVEPDVDIEPSTEVDDDIQETDSSLVKLEDILIVPEIINNNNMENDENEENSNNSSNSQSARLNNDFMNVNHEENIIDEDNQIVADKSEASNLSEQQKYGCNKPDRSDSVDLSLSCVNPSGVPDANYREEMDNHLESMQTELDNLRDILRGEGYSIDANTLLGVNTLFGLFGAEDSSMSFGISVNSDLDRHCDKEDDDQSAVADSISGNGGGELMAYNPAPSLLDFDDDIFLGATTSSPITNSANDVSSSNLYASDPLDLEDNKTSLLESYVGSNENNNS from the exons atgcatACAATACCAGAATTAGGTACAAGCGTACCTGCCTTTCTTGCAAAACTTTGGAAACTAGTTGAAGATCCTGAGACCGACGACCTTATTTGTTGGTCACCT aaTGGACGAagcttttttattcgaaatcaGGCACAATTTGCCAGAGAATTATTACCACATTATtacaaacataataatatgGCTAGCTTTGTGCGGCAattaaatatgt atgGATTTCATAAGAAAGTTTCTGTAGAATTAGGCGGTTTAAAATGTGATAGGGATGAAATGGAATTCGCACATCAATTTTTTTGTAAAGGTCATCCATATCTTGTTGaacatattaaaagaaaa attgcaTCAAGTAAAGGTCAAGATCCAGCTCTTACACCTATTAAGCCAGAACtaatgaataaaatgttaACAGAAGTAAGAAGTATGAGAGGTAGACAGGAACATTTAGATTCGCGATTGGGTgctatgaaaagagaaaatgaagcaTTATGGAGAGAGCTTGCAATGCTTAGACAAAAACATTTAAAACAGCAACAAAttgtaaacaaattaattcatttcctTGTAACGCTAGTACAACCATCAAGAAGTGGTGGACTTTCTGTTAAGAGACGGTATCCATTAATGATAGATGATTCTAATCGTCAGCGtaataaacaaagtaaaatttCAAAG GCACAAACATCTCCAACAGGACCTGTTATTCATGAACTTGATTCTTCTGAACCAGATTTAGACTCTCAATACATAGTCGCTGA AATGTTAGAGAATCAGCAACATCCAGCAATAGAAAGTCCTGAACATCCCAATGATTCATCATTAGTAGATGATGACAGCATGGAAACTATACACTTAGTGGATAATGCGGTTCATCTTCAAAGAAATGATATTAGCTTGGTTAAGTCACAAGAGATAGATACAAAGAAGAAACGACCCTGTAAgggtaaaaaaaa gaGGAAAAACAAGGTGCCTGTCAAAATTTTGATCCCATCAACGGAGAATGGACAAGAGTCAAG GGAAGAAACACATTTGCTCGAAATACCCATTGAGGACTCTCCTGTGACGATTGCATTATTGGAGAATAATTCAGTCACTTCTAAACCAATACCAGTGGCGACTGTTCGTAGTTCCAAGTTAGCAGCTATGGCTGCTAACATGAGTAAATCCAATGAAGTTGAACCTGATGTTGATATTGAACCGTCAACTGAAGTAGACGACGATATTCAAGAAACTGACTCTTCTCTGGTGAAACTTGAAGACATATTAATTGTTCCcgaaattatcaataataataatatggagaatgatgaaaatgaagagaatagcaataacagttcCAATAGTCAATCTGCAAGGCTTAATAACGATTTCATGAATGTTAATCACGAAGAAAATATCATAGATGAAGATAATCAGATTGTTGCAGATAAAAGTGAAGCATCAAATTTGTCGGAGCAACAAAAATATGGCTGCAATAAACCAGACAGAAGTGATTCAGTAGACTTATCTTTGAGTTGCGTCAATCCTTCAGGCGTACCTGATGCTAATTACAG GGAGGAAATGGATAATCATCTTGAATCAATGCAGACGGAATTGGACAATCTTCGAGATATCCTACGTGGTGAAGGATATAGTATTGATGCTAATACACTTCTTGGGGTAAATACACTTTTTGgg TTATTTGGTGCAGAGGATTCTTCAATGTCATTTGGCATATCCGTTAATTCTGATTTGGATAGACATTGTGataaagaagatgatgatcAATCTGCAG TTGCTGACTCTATAAGTGGAAATGGTGGGGGAGAATTAATGGCATATAACCCTGCACCTAGTTTATTAGATTTTGATGATGACATATTTTTGGGTGCTACTACATCATCTCCAATTACTAATTCAGCAAATGATGTGTCTTCAAGTAATCTATATGCTTCAGATCCCCTTGATTTAGAAGATAACAAAACTTCACTTCTTGAATCTTATGTAGGaagcaatgaaaataataattcgtaa
- the LOC124430058 gene encoding heat shock factor protein 1-like isoform X6 translates to MHTIPELGTSVPAFLAKLWKLVEDPETDDLICWSPNGRSFFIRNQAQFARELLPHYYKHNNMASFVRQLNMYGFHKKVSVELGGLKCDRDEMEFAHQFFCKGHPYLVEHIKRKIASSKGQDPALTPIKPELMNKMLTEVRSMRGRQEHLDSRLGAMKRENEALWRELAMLRQKHLKQQQIVNKLIHFLVTLVQPSRSGGLSVKRRYPLMIDDSNRQRNKQSKISKAQTSPTGPVIHELDSSEPDLDSQYIVAEMLENQQHPAIESPEHPNDSSLVDDDSMETIHLVDNAVHLQRNDISLVKSQEIDTKKKRPCKGKKKRKNKVPVKILIPSTENGQESREETHLLEIPIEDSPVTIALLENNSVTSKPIPVATVRSSKLAAMAANMSKSNEVEPDVDIEPSTEVDDDIQETDSSLVKLEDILIVPEIINNNNMENDENEENSNNSSNSQSARLNNDFMNVNHEENIIDEDNQIVADKSEASNLSEQQKYGCNKPDRSDSVDLSLSCVNPSGVPDANYRLGTMEEMDNHLESMQTELDNLRDILRGEGYSIDANTLLGVNTLFGLFGAEDSSMSFGISVNSDLDRHCDKEDDDQSADPLDLEDNKTSLLESYVGSNENNNS, encoded by the exons atgcatACAATACCAGAATTAGGTACAAGCGTACCTGCCTTTCTTGCAAAACTTTGGAAACTAGTTGAAGATCCTGAGACCGACGACCTTATTTGTTGGTCACCT aaTGGACGAagcttttttattcgaaatcaGGCACAATTTGCCAGAGAATTATTACCACATTATtacaaacataataatatgGCTAGCTTTGTGCGGCAattaaatatgt atgGATTTCATAAGAAAGTTTCTGTAGAATTAGGCGGTTTAAAATGTGATAGGGATGAAATGGAATTCGCACATCAATTTTTTTGTAAAGGTCATCCATATCTTGTTGaacatattaaaagaaaa attgcaTCAAGTAAAGGTCAAGATCCAGCTCTTACACCTATTAAGCCAGAACtaatgaataaaatgttaACAGAAGTAAGAAGTATGAGAGGTAGACAGGAACATTTAGATTCGCGATTGGGTgctatgaaaagagaaaatgaagcaTTATGGAGAGAGCTTGCAATGCTTAGACAAAAACATTTAAAACAGCAACAAAttgtaaacaaattaattcatttcctTGTAACGCTAGTACAACCATCAAGAAGTGGTGGACTTTCTGTTAAGAGACGGTATCCATTAATGATAGATGATTCTAATCGTCAGCGtaataaacaaagtaaaatttCAAAG GCACAAACATCTCCAACAGGACCTGTTATTCATGAACTTGATTCTTCTGAACCAGATTTAGACTCTCAATACATAGTCGCTGA AATGTTAGAGAATCAGCAACATCCAGCAATAGAAAGTCCTGAACATCCCAATGATTCATCATTAGTAGATGATGACAGCATGGAAACTATACACTTAGTGGATAATGCGGTTCATCTTCAAAGAAATGATATTAGCTTGGTTAAGTCACAAGAGATAGATACAAAGAAGAAACGACCCTGTAAgggtaaaaaaaa gaGGAAAAACAAGGTGCCTGTCAAAATTTTGATCCCATCAACGGAGAATGGACAAGAGTCAAG GGAAGAAACACATTTGCTCGAAATACCCATTGAGGACTCTCCTGTGACGATTGCATTATTGGAGAATAATTCAGTCACTTCTAAACCAATACCAGTGGCGACTGTTCGTAGTTCCAAGTTAGCAGCTATGGCTGCTAACATGAGTAAATCCAATGAAGTTGAACCTGATGTTGATATTGAACCGTCAACTGAAGTAGACGACGATATTCAAGAAACTGACTCTTCTCTGGTGAAACTTGAAGACATATTAATTGTTCCcgaaattatcaataataataatatggagaatgatgaaaatgaagagaatagcaataacagttcCAATAGTCAATCTGCAAGGCTTAATAACGATTTCATGAATGTTAATCACGAAGAAAATATCATAGATGAAGATAATCAGATTGTTGCAGATAAAAGTGAAGCATCAAATTTGTCGGAGCAACAAAAATATGGCTGCAATAAACCAGACAGAAGTGATTCAGTAGACTTATCTTTGAGTTGCGTCAATCCTTCAGGCGTACCTGATGCTAATTACAGGTTAGGAACAAT GGAGGAAATGGATAATCATCTTGAATCAATGCAGACGGAATTGGACAATCTTCGAGATATCCTACGTGGTGAAGGATATAGTATTGATGCTAATACACTTCTTGGGGTAAATACACTTTTTGgg TTATTTGGTGCAGAGGATTCTTCAATGTCATTTGGCATATCCGTTAATTCTGATTTGGATAGACATTGTGataaagaagatgatgatcAATCTGCAG ATCCCCTTGATTTAGAAGATAACAAAACTTCACTTCTTGAATCTTATGTAGGaagcaatgaaaataataattcgtaa
- the LOC124430058 gene encoding heat shock factor protein 1-like isoform X1 produces the protein MHTIPELGTSVPAFLAKLWKLVEDPETDDLICWSPNGRSFFIRNQAQFARELLPHYYKHNNMASFVRQLNMYGFHKKVSVELGGLKCDRDEMEFAHQFFCKGHPYLVEHIKRKIASSKGQDPALTPIKPELMNKMLTEVRSMRGRQEHLDSRLGAMKRENEALWRELAMLRQKHLKQQQIVNKLIHFLVTLVQPSRSGGLSVKRRYPLMIDDSNRQRNKQSKISKAQTSPTGPVIHELDSSEPDLDSQYIVAEMLENQQHPAIESPEHPNDSSLVDDDSMETIHLVDNAVHLQRNDISLVKSQEIDTKKKRPCKGKKKRKNKVPVKILIPSTENGQESREETHLLEIPIEDSPVTIALLENNSVTSKPIPVATVRSSKLAAMAANMSKSNEVEPDVDIEPSTEVDDDIQETDSSLVKLEDILIVPEIINNNNMENDENEENSNNSSNSQSARLNNDFMNVNHEENIIDEDNQIVADKSEASNLSEQQKYGCNKPDRSDSVDLSLSCVNPSGVPDANYRLGTMEEMDNHLESMQTELDNLRDILRGEGYSIDANTLLGVNTLFGLFGAEDSSMSFGISVNSDLDRHCDKEDDDQSAVADSISGNGGGELMAYNPAPSLLDFDDDIFLGATTSSPITNSANDVSSSNLYASDPLDLEDNKTSLLESYVGSNENNNS, from the exons atgcatACAATACCAGAATTAGGTACAAGCGTACCTGCCTTTCTTGCAAAACTTTGGAAACTAGTTGAAGATCCTGAGACCGACGACCTTATTTGTTGGTCACCT aaTGGACGAagcttttttattcgaaatcaGGCACAATTTGCCAGAGAATTATTACCACATTATtacaaacataataatatgGCTAGCTTTGTGCGGCAattaaatatgt atgGATTTCATAAGAAAGTTTCTGTAGAATTAGGCGGTTTAAAATGTGATAGGGATGAAATGGAATTCGCACATCAATTTTTTTGTAAAGGTCATCCATATCTTGTTGaacatattaaaagaaaa attgcaTCAAGTAAAGGTCAAGATCCAGCTCTTACACCTATTAAGCCAGAACtaatgaataaaatgttaACAGAAGTAAGAAGTATGAGAGGTAGACAGGAACATTTAGATTCGCGATTGGGTgctatgaaaagagaaaatgaagcaTTATGGAGAGAGCTTGCAATGCTTAGACAAAAACATTTAAAACAGCAACAAAttgtaaacaaattaattcatttcctTGTAACGCTAGTACAACCATCAAGAAGTGGTGGACTTTCTGTTAAGAGACGGTATCCATTAATGATAGATGATTCTAATCGTCAGCGtaataaacaaagtaaaatttCAAAG GCACAAACATCTCCAACAGGACCTGTTATTCATGAACTTGATTCTTCTGAACCAGATTTAGACTCTCAATACATAGTCGCTGA AATGTTAGAGAATCAGCAACATCCAGCAATAGAAAGTCCTGAACATCCCAATGATTCATCATTAGTAGATGATGACAGCATGGAAACTATACACTTAGTGGATAATGCGGTTCATCTTCAAAGAAATGATATTAGCTTGGTTAAGTCACAAGAGATAGATACAAAGAAGAAACGACCCTGTAAgggtaaaaaaaa gaGGAAAAACAAGGTGCCTGTCAAAATTTTGATCCCATCAACGGAGAATGGACAAGAGTCAAG GGAAGAAACACATTTGCTCGAAATACCCATTGAGGACTCTCCTGTGACGATTGCATTATTGGAGAATAATTCAGTCACTTCTAAACCAATACCAGTGGCGACTGTTCGTAGTTCCAAGTTAGCAGCTATGGCTGCTAACATGAGTAAATCCAATGAAGTTGAACCTGATGTTGATATTGAACCGTCAACTGAAGTAGACGACGATATTCAAGAAACTGACTCTTCTCTGGTGAAACTTGAAGACATATTAATTGTTCCcgaaattatcaataataataatatggagaatgatgaaaatgaagagaatagcaataacagttcCAATAGTCAATCTGCAAGGCTTAATAACGATTTCATGAATGTTAATCACGAAGAAAATATCATAGATGAAGATAATCAGATTGTTGCAGATAAAAGTGAAGCATCAAATTTGTCGGAGCAACAAAAATATGGCTGCAATAAACCAGACAGAAGTGATTCAGTAGACTTATCTTTGAGTTGCGTCAATCCTTCAGGCGTACCTGATGCTAATTACAGGTTAGGAACAAT GGAGGAAATGGATAATCATCTTGAATCAATGCAGACGGAATTGGACAATCTTCGAGATATCCTACGTGGTGAAGGATATAGTATTGATGCTAATACACTTCTTGGGGTAAATACACTTTTTGgg TTATTTGGTGCAGAGGATTCTTCAATGTCATTTGGCATATCCGTTAATTCTGATTTGGATAGACATTGTGataaagaagatgatgatcAATCTGCAG TTGCTGACTCTATAAGTGGAAATGGTGGGGGAGAATTAATGGCATATAACCCTGCACCTAGTTTATTAGATTTTGATGATGACATATTTTTGGGTGCTACTACATCATCTCCAATTACTAATTCAGCAAATGATGTGTCTTCAAGTAATCTATATGCTTCAGATCCCCTTGATTTAGAAGATAACAAAACTTCACTTCTTGAATCTTATGTAGGaagcaatgaaaataataattcgtaa
- the LOC124430058 gene encoding heat shock factor protein-like isoform X5 encodes MHTIPELGTSVPAFLAKLWKLVEDPETDDLICWSPNGRSFFIRNQAQFARELLPHYYKHNNMASFVRQLNMYGFHKKVSVELGGLKCDRDEMEFAHQFFCKGHPYLVEHIKRKIASSKGQDPALTPIKPELMNKMLTEVRSMRGRQEHLDSRLGAMKRENEALWRELAMLRQKHLKQQQIVNKLIHFLVTLVQPSRSGGLSVKRRYPLMIDDSNRQRNKQSKISKAQTSPTGPVIHELDSSEPDLDSQYIVAEMLENQQHPAIESPEHPNDSSLVDDDSMETIHLVDNAVHLQRNDISLVKSQEIDTKKKRPCKGKKKEETHLLEIPIEDSPVTIALLENNSVTSKPIPVATVRSSKLAAMAANMSKSNEVEPDVDIEPSTEVDDDIQETDSSLVKLEDILIVPEIINNNNMENDENEENSNNSSNSQSARLNNDFMNVNHEENIIDEDNQIVADKSEASNLSEQQKYGCNKPDRSDSVDLSLSCVNPSGVPDANYRLGTMEEMDNHLESMQTELDNLRDILRGEGYSIDANTLLGVNTLFGLFGAEDSSMSFGISVNSDLDRHCDKEDDDQSAVADSISGNGGGELMAYNPAPSLLDFDDDIFLGATTSSPITNSANDVSSSNLYASDPLDLEDNKTSLLESYVGSNENNNS; translated from the exons atgcatACAATACCAGAATTAGGTACAAGCGTACCTGCCTTTCTTGCAAAACTTTGGAAACTAGTTGAAGATCCTGAGACCGACGACCTTATTTGTTGGTCACCT aaTGGACGAagcttttttattcgaaatcaGGCACAATTTGCCAGAGAATTATTACCACATTATtacaaacataataatatgGCTAGCTTTGTGCGGCAattaaatatgt atgGATTTCATAAGAAAGTTTCTGTAGAATTAGGCGGTTTAAAATGTGATAGGGATGAAATGGAATTCGCACATCAATTTTTTTGTAAAGGTCATCCATATCTTGTTGaacatattaaaagaaaa attgcaTCAAGTAAAGGTCAAGATCCAGCTCTTACACCTATTAAGCCAGAACtaatgaataaaatgttaACAGAAGTAAGAAGTATGAGAGGTAGACAGGAACATTTAGATTCGCGATTGGGTgctatgaaaagagaaaatgaagcaTTATGGAGAGAGCTTGCAATGCTTAGACAAAAACATTTAAAACAGCAACAAAttgtaaacaaattaattcatttcctTGTAACGCTAGTACAACCATCAAGAAGTGGTGGACTTTCTGTTAAGAGACGGTATCCATTAATGATAGATGATTCTAATCGTCAGCGtaataaacaaagtaaaatttCAAAG GCACAAACATCTCCAACAGGACCTGTTATTCATGAACTTGATTCTTCTGAACCAGATTTAGACTCTCAATACATAGTCGCTGA AATGTTAGAGAATCAGCAACATCCAGCAATAGAAAGTCCTGAACATCCCAATGATTCATCATTAGTAGATGATGACAGCATGGAAACTATACACTTAGTGGATAATGCGGTTCATCTTCAAAGAAATGATATTAGCTTGGTTAAGTCACAAGAGATAGATACAAAGAAGAAACGACCCTGTAAgggtaaaaaaaa GGAAGAAACACATTTGCTCGAAATACCCATTGAGGACTCTCCTGTGACGATTGCATTATTGGAGAATAATTCAGTCACTTCTAAACCAATACCAGTGGCGACTGTTCGTAGTTCCAAGTTAGCAGCTATGGCTGCTAACATGAGTAAATCCAATGAAGTTGAACCTGATGTTGATATTGAACCGTCAACTGAAGTAGACGACGATATTCAAGAAACTGACTCTTCTCTGGTGAAACTTGAAGACATATTAATTGTTCCcgaaattatcaataataataatatggagaatgatgaaaatgaagagaatagcaataacagttcCAATAGTCAATCTGCAAGGCTTAATAACGATTTCATGAATGTTAATCACGAAGAAAATATCATAGATGAAGATAATCAGATTGTTGCAGATAAAAGTGAAGCATCAAATTTGTCGGAGCAACAAAAATATGGCTGCAATAAACCAGACAGAAGTGATTCAGTAGACTTATCTTTGAGTTGCGTCAATCCTTCAGGCGTACCTGATGCTAATTACAGGTTAGGAACAAT GGAGGAAATGGATAATCATCTTGAATCAATGCAGACGGAATTGGACAATCTTCGAGATATCCTACGTGGTGAAGGATATAGTATTGATGCTAATACACTTCTTGGGGTAAATACACTTTTTGgg TTATTTGGTGCAGAGGATTCTTCAATGTCATTTGGCATATCCGTTAATTCTGATTTGGATAGACATTGTGataaagaagatgatgatcAATCTGCAG TTGCTGACTCTATAAGTGGAAATGGTGGGGGAGAATTAATGGCATATAACCCTGCACCTAGTTTATTAGATTTTGATGATGACATATTTTTGGGTGCTACTACATCATCTCCAATTACTAATTCAGCAAATGATGTGTCTTCAAGTAATCTATATGCTTCAGATCCCCTTGATTTAGAAGATAACAAAACTTCACTTCTTGAATCTTATGTAGGaagcaatgaaaataataattcgtaa
- the LOC124430058 gene encoding heat shock factor protein 1-like isoform X4, with protein MHTIPELGTSVPAFLAKLWKLVEDPETDDLICWSPNGRSFFIRNQAQFARELLPHYYKHNNMASFVRQLNMYGFHKKVSVELGGLKCDRDEMEFAHQFFCKGHPYLVEHIKRKIASSKGQDPALTPIKPELMNKMLTEVRSMRGRQEHLDSRLGAMKRENEALWRELAMLRQKHLKQQQIVNKLIHFLVTLVQPSRSGGLSVKRRYPLMIDDSNRQRNKQSKISKAQTSPTGPVIHELDSSEPDLDSQYIVAEMLENQQHPAIESPEHPNDSSLVDDDSMETIHLVDNAVHLQRNDISLVKSQEIDTKKKRPCKGKKKRKNKVPVKILIPSTENGQESREETHLLEIPIEDSPVTIALLENNSVTSKPIPVATVRSSKLAAMAANMSKSNEVEPDVDIEPSTEVDDDIQETDSSLVKLEDILIVPEIINNNNMENDENEENSNNSSNSQSARLNNDFMNVNHEENIIDEDNQIVADKSEASNLSEQQKYGCNKPDRSDSVDLSLSCVNPSGVPDANYREEMDNHLESMQTELDNLRDILRGEGYSIDANTLLGLFGAEDSSMSFGISVNSDLDRHCDKEDDDQSAVADSISGNGGGELMAYNPAPSLLDFDDDIFLGATTSSPITNSANDVSSSNLYASDPLDLEDNKTSLLESYVGSNENNNS; from the exons atgcatACAATACCAGAATTAGGTACAAGCGTACCTGCCTTTCTTGCAAAACTTTGGAAACTAGTTGAAGATCCTGAGACCGACGACCTTATTTGTTGGTCACCT aaTGGACGAagcttttttattcgaaatcaGGCACAATTTGCCAGAGAATTATTACCACATTATtacaaacataataatatgGCTAGCTTTGTGCGGCAattaaatatgt atgGATTTCATAAGAAAGTTTCTGTAGAATTAGGCGGTTTAAAATGTGATAGGGATGAAATGGAATTCGCACATCAATTTTTTTGTAAAGGTCATCCATATCTTGTTGaacatattaaaagaaaa attgcaTCAAGTAAAGGTCAAGATCCAGCTCTTACACCTATTAAGCCAGAACtaatgaataaaatgttaACAGAAGTAAGAAGTATGAGAGGTAGACAGGAACATTTAGATTCGCGATTGGGTgctatgaaaagagaaaatgaagcaTTATGGAGAGAGCTTGCAATGCTTAGACAAAAACATTTAAAACAGCAACAAAttgtaaacaaattaattcatttcctTGTAACGCTAGTACAACCATCAAGAAGTGGTGGACTTTCTGTTAAGAGACGGTATCCATTAATGATAGATGATTCTAATCGTCAGCGtaataaacaaagtaaaatttCAAAG GCACAAACATCTCCAACAGGACCTGTTATTCATGAACTTGATTCTTCTGAACCAGATTTAGACTCTCAATACATAGTCGCTGA AATGTTAGAGAATCAGCAACATCCAGCAATAGAAAGTCCTGAACATCCCAATGATTCATCATTAGTAGATGATGACAGCATGGAAACTATACACTTAGTGGATAATGCGGTTCATCTTCAAAGAAATGATATTAGCTTGGTTAAGTCACAAGAGATAGATACAAAGAAGAAACGACCCTGTAAgggtaaaaaaaa gaGGAAAAACAAGGTGCCTGTCAAAATTTTGATCCCATCAACGGAGAATGGACAAGAGTCAAG GGAAGAAACACATTTGCTCGAAATACCCATTGAGGACTCTCCTGTGACGATTGCATTATTGGAGAATAATTCAGTCACTTCTAAACCAATACCAGTGGCGACTGTTCGTAGTTCCAAGTTAGCAGCTATGGCTGCTAACATGAGTAAATCCAATGAAGTTGAACCTGATGTTGATATTGAACCGTCAACTGAAGTAGACGACGATATTCAAGAAACTGACTCTTCTCTGGTGAAACTTGAAGACATATTAATTGTTCCcgaaattatcaataataataatatggagaatgatgaaaatgaagagaatagcaataacagttcCAATAGTCAATCTGCAAGGCTTAATAACGATTTCATGAATGTTAATCACGAAGAAAATATCATAGATGAAGATAATCAGATTGTTGCAGATAAAAGTGAAGCATCAAATTTGTCGGAGCAACAAAAATATGGCTGCAATAAACCAGACAGAAGTGATTCAGTAGACTTATCTTTGAGTTGCGTCAATCCTTCAGGCGTACCTGATGCTAATTACAG GGAGGAAATGGATAATCATCTTGAATCAATGCAGACGGAATTGGACAATCTTCGAGATATCCTACGTGGTGAAGGATATAGTATTGATGCTAATACACTTCTTGGG TTATTTGGTGCAGAGGATTCTTCAATGTCATTTGGCATATCCGTTAATTCTGATTTGGATAGACATTGTGataaagaagatgatgatcAATCTGCAG TTGCTGACTCTATAAGTGGAAATGGTGGGGGAGAATTAATGGCATATAACCCTGCACCTAGTTTATTAGATTTTGATGATGACATATTTTTGGGTGCTACTACATCATCTCCAATTACTAATTCAGCAAATGATGTGTCTTCAAGTAATCTATATGCTTCAGATCCCCTTGATTTAGAAGATAACAAAACTTCACTTCTTGAATCTTATGTAGGaagcaatgaaaataataattcgtaa